The following coding sequences lie in one Arachis stenosperma cultivar V10309 chromosome 5, arast.V10309.gnm1.PFL2, whole genome shotgun sequence genomic window:
- the LOC130982668 gene encoding NAC domain-containing protein 37-like: MESSCVPPGFRFHPTDEELVGYYLRKKVASQKIDLDVIREIDLYRIEPWDLQERCRIGYEEQNEWYFFSHKDKKYPTGTRTNRATMAGFWKATGRDKAVYDKAKLIGMRKTLVFYKGRAPNGQKTDWIMHEYRLESDENGPPQEEGWVVCRAFKKRTTNGQTKTMEGWDSSYLYEETSGGGGGTVVESIEQLLSRQSHHHHHHQSSFMCKQEIENMHANIAAEQFVQLPQLESPSLPLVKRPTTTTSTMALVSESNEEHNMLSSNSTKKVVTDWRDLDKFVASQLSHGGDNSRHETETDDAAVLPSFMDNNNHDNNGSISDMSLLQLLQSSSSSNSRVNNEGNRLMMSMSPFLNTSSDCDIGICVFEN; the protein is encoded by the exons ATGGAATCATCGTGTGTCCCACCTGGGTTTCGGTTCCACCCAACGGATGAAGAGCTTGTTGGTTATTATCTGAGGAAGAAAGTGGCATCTCAGAAGATAGACCTTGACGTTATCAGAGAGATCGATCTCTATCGTATTGAACCCTGGGATCTCCAAG AGAGATGTAGGATCGGGTATGAAGAGCAGAACGAGTGGTACTTCTTCAGCCACAAAGACAAGAAGTATCCGACGGGGACTCGAACGAACAGGGCCACCATGGCGGGGTTCTGGAAGGCCACGGGAAGAGACAAGGCGGTGTACGACAAGGCGAAGCTGATCGGGATGAGGAAGACTCTGGTCTTCTACAAAGGGAGAGCCCCTAACGGCCAGAAAACAGACTGGATCATGCACGAGTACAGACTTGAATCCGATGAAAACGGACCCCCTCAG GAGGAAGGGTGGGTTGTTTGTAGAGCATTCAAGAAAAGGACGACAAACGGGCAAACGAAGACTATGGAAGGATGGGATTCAAGCTACTTGTACGAGGAAACAAGCGGCGGCGGTGGCGGCACGGTTGTTGAGTCAATTGAGCAGCTGCTCTCAAGGCagagtcatcatcatcatcatcatcaaagcAGCTTCATGTGCAAGCAAGAAATAGAGAACATGCATGCAAATATAGCAGCAGAGCAATTTGTACAGCTTCCACAGCTTGAGAGCCCAAGTTTGCCGCTAGTTAAGAggccaacaacaacaacaagcaCAATGGCACTAGTCTCAGAAAGCAACGAAGAGCATAACATGTTATCTTCCAATAGCACGAAAAAAGTAGTGACTGATTGGAGGGATCTTGATAAGTTTGTGGCATCTCAACTGAGTCATGGAGGAGACAATAGTAGGCACGAAACTGAAACCGATGATGCAGCAGTGCTGCCAAGCTTTATGGATAATAACAACCATGACAACAATGGTAGCATCTCGGACATGTCATTGCTGCAGCTTCTGCagagtagtagtagtagtaatagtAGGGTCAACAATGAAGGGAACAGGTTGATGATGAGCATGAGCCCCTTTCTAAACACAAGCTCTGACTGTGATATTGGGATATGCGTcttcgaaaattaa